One genomic segment of Vibrio agarivorans includes these proteins:
- a CDS encoding efflux RND transporter permease subunit encodes MNLAEFAIRQRTFLLFFTVLSVIAGIYSYFDLGKLEDPSFTVKTAVVVTLYPGASAEEVEFQVTDTIETKLQEMGELNRLRSLSKPGLSMVFVDLKESLSSKELPQQWDLLRRKVNDVALQLPATAQLNIIQDEFSEVYGMLFSIHSTDATPEELRRYAEELQRRIKTVDGIKKIELHGVQPRVVNIEVPDERLTQYGLSISQVWNQLRTQSMTFEAGKFDVGEQRIRIAQSSEFKNLEDINNLVIKSGISELGTGLVRLGDIAHVTMDYQKPALTENRFNGEPAVTLAVSPVSGINVVSLGDTIRHIIDQYEQELPMGVEVSTVAYQPEEVVKSIDDFVMNLLESVAIVFVVLLIFMGFKSATIVGSSLLLTILLTLIYMNINEIDLHRVSLGTFILALGMLVDNAIVITDMMISKMNKGIERTQAAIDSVKETAVPLLGATVIAIMGSSPVVFSQTDAAEFANSVFYIVAASLLLSWFVAMTFTALMCWLFIKPTKVDADAKPNLFHRFIHWTVDNPKKALSGVLPLIVATVFAVPYVAVNFIPQSDRPIVFLDYWLPNGAKIEQTSADMRRIEEWLLAQPEVESISTAVGASVPRFSVTVEPEPLDPAYGQILVNTTDFYAISSLINRGDQWLASEFPNAEPRFRALKLATSDKFSVEARFSGPDPVVLHKLADQAKAIMASHPDAKYVRDDWRQQSNTLVPIINQEKARQAGINRADIAFAMKRSSDGMPLGQMNLNDELIPIKLTSPGNAMDSLETLPVNSLLGMHTVPLGQVVDGFELVAEESMIWRRDRVRTITAQAGIQRSTTPANVRNAIKADIEAIALPTGYSVEWGGEYYDEHKAVTDILKQLPKAMIIMVVILVAMFNGFIQPVLILSTLPLASIGATFALIAFDKPFGFMALIGAVTLIGMIIKNGIVLMDQIELERKNGREFSDAIKEATINRTMAISMGALTTALGMIPLLSDLLFDQMAATIIGGLAAATVLSLVVMPALYKLFVKDKPQTEIETQAALTEQQA; translated from the coding sequence ATGAATCTAGCTGAATTTGCCATCAGGCAGAGAACATTTTTGCTGTTTTTTACTGTGCTAAGTGTTATAGCCGGTATCTACTCCTATTTTGATTTAGGTAAATTGGAAGACCCGAGCTTCACGGTTAAAACCGCGGTTGTTGTGACGCTTTATCCTGGCGCGTCTGCCGAAGAAGTTGAATTTCAAGTAACAGATACCATTGAAACCAAGCTGCAAGAAATGGGCGAGCTAAATCGACTGCGCTCCCTGTCTAAGCCCGGTCTATCGATGGTGTTTGTTGATCTTAAAGAGAGTTTAAGTTCTAAAGAGCTACCACAGCAGTGGGACTTACTGCGCAGAAAAGTTAACGATGTTGCCCTGCAACTTCCAGCGACAGCACAGTTGAATATCATCCAAGATGAGTTCTCTGAAGTCTACGGTATGCTTTTTTCTATTCATAGTACCGATGCAACCCCGGAGGAGCTTCGCCGCTATGCGGAAGAGTTACAACGACGCATTAAAACCGTTGATGGGATTAAGAAAATCGAGCTACACGGTGTTCAACCCCGCGTGGTGAATATTGAGGTACCTGACGAAAGACTGACTCAATATGGTTTGTCTATTTCGCAAGTATGGAACCAATTACGCACCCAAAGCATGACGTTTGAGGCGGGCAAGTTTGATGTGGGTGAACAACGTATCCGCATAGCGCAAAGTAGCGAGTTCAAGAACCTTGAAGACATCAATAACCTTGTGATCAAAAGCGGTATCAGCGAACTTGGTACTGGCCTAGTGCGCCTTGGAGACATTGCGCACGTCACGATGGATTACCAAAAGCCAGCGCTTACAGAGAACCGTTTTAACGGTGAGCCTGCGGTCACGCTTGCTGTCAGTCCGGTTAGTGGTATCAACGTTGTTTCTTTAGGTGACACAATTCGTCATATCATCGACCAGTATGAGCAAGAGCTGCCGATGGGTGTCGAGGTTTCTACGGTTGCTTACCAACCGGAAGAAGTGGTGAAATCAATTGATGATTTCGTCATGAACTTGCTAGAGAGTGTCGCGATTGTATTTGTCGTGCTACTTATCTTCATGGGTTTCAAGAGCGCTACGATTGTCGGCAGCAGTTTATTGCTTACCATCTTATTGACTCTTATCTATATGAATATCAATGAGATTGACTTACACCGTGTTTCACTAGGTACGTTTATTCTGGCACTGGGCATGCTGGTAGATAACGCTATCGTGATTACGGATATGATGATCTCGAAGATGAACAAAGGTATTGAGCGCACTCAAGCAGCGATAGATTCAGTTAAGGAAACCGCAGTGCCCCTTCTTGGCGCAACGGTGATTGCGATTATGGGTTCTAGTCCAGTCGTATTCTCGCAAACTGATGCAGCTGAATTTGCTAACTCTGTGTTCTATATTGTCGCGGCTTCGCTACTATTGTCATGGTTTGTGGCAATGACTTTCACTGCCCTAATGTGTTGGCTGTTTATCAAACCAACAAAAGTGGATGCTGACGCGAAACCGAATCTATTCCATCGCTTCATTCATTGGACAGTCGACAATCCGAAAAAAGCTCTGAGCGGTGTGTTACCACTGATCGTGGCAACTGTCTTTGCTGTCCCTTATGTTGCGGTGAACTTTATTCCGCAATCTGACCGCCCAATTGTGTTCTTAGATTATTGGTTGCCAAATGGTGCCAAGATTGAACAAACGTCAGCTGACATGCGCAGAATCGAAGAGTGGTTACTGGCGCAGCCAGAAGTAGAAAGCATCTCTACCGCTGTCGGCGCAAGTGTCCCACGATTTTCTGTGACGGTTGAGCCAGAGCCATTAGACCCTGCGTATGGTCAGATATTGGTAAACACAACGGATTTTTACGCTATCTCATCGCTCATCAACCGTGGAGATCAATGGCTCGCCAGCGAGTTCCCAAATGCAGAGCCCCGCTTCAGAGCACTAAAATTGGCGACATCTGACAAGTTCTCTGTTGAAGCGCGTTTCTCTGGCCCAGATCCAGTCGTGCTACATAAGCTAGCTGATCAAGCAAAAGCGATCATGGCATCTCACCCAGATGCTAAGTATGTAAGAGATGACTGGCGTCAACAGAGTAATACACTAGTACCAATCATTAACCAAGAGAAAGCACGTCAAGCAGGCATTAACCGTGCGGATATTGCATTTGCGATGAAACGTTCATCTGATGGCATGCCACTTGGACAAATGAACCTCAATGATGAGCTTATCCCGATCAAACTGACGAGCCCGGGTAATGCAATGGACTCGTTAGAGACGTTGCCAGTGAACTCTCTACTTGGTATGCACACGGTGCCGTTAGGTCAAGTGGTTGATGGTTTTGAGCTCGTAGCCGAAGAAAGCATGATTTGGCGCCGCGATCGTGTGCGCACTATCACCGCTCAAGCGGGCATTCAACGCTCAACAACGCCAGCAAACGTGCGTAATGCGATTAAAGCAGATATTGAGGCTATCGCACTACCAACTGGTTACTCAGTGGAATGGGGTGGTGAATATTACGACGAACACAAGGCGGTAACCGATATTCTAAAGCAACTACCGAAAGCAATGATCATTATGGTGGTGATTCTGGTGGCGATGTTTAATGGCTTTATTCAGCCGGTACTTATTCTTAGCACACTGCCGCTAGCTTCGATTGGCGCAACGTTTGCTCTGATTGCTTTTGATAAGCCCTTTGGATTTATGGCCTTGATTGGCGCTGTCACCTTGATTGGTATGATCATCAAAAACGGTATCGTCTTGATGGATCAAATCGAGCTTGAGCGTAAAAACGGACGTGAGTTCTCGGATGCTATCAAAGAAGCGACCATCAACAGAACCATGGCGATTTCAATGGGGGCACTCACTACCGCACTCGGTATGATCCCATTGTTAAGTGACCTACTGTTTGACCAAATGGCAGCAACCATCATCGGTGGTCTGGCTGCAGCGACAGTACTTTCACTCGTGGTGATGCCTGCACTGTACAAACTGTTTGTGAAAGATAAACCACAAACAGAAATTGAGACACAAGCAGCATTAACAGAGCAACAGGCATAG
- a CDS encoding efflux RND transporter periplasmic adaptor subunit, whose product MRDTIQHSLLLGCCIALAGCQQASESAETNTDFKKPVHVVAVEQAVLSNQKTFHGTVQSQEKAGLAFRIPGTLEEVLVKKGQMVKKGDVIARLDQHDYTVALEELEARKLEAVSAHKLAKAELARVEQALEDNAIASVNRDRAISGYERSLSAIKVVDKNIQRAKDTLSYTEIKAPFDSVVAQVNFDAYEQVLPGIAVVTLQNNQLLEVDIDVPDTLIGQFELGQQGKVSWYQSNEKLAATLNEISTQPDPIRQTYSLTFAIDAPQLALLPGRAVTLSTDISHDDAGYCLPYSSLVGENDDMYVNLVRDNQVINQRVEVINLNSRYACLNSDFESNDYVVVSGSHYLQQGDHVANLIVKSIEE is encoded by the coding sequence ATGAGAGACACAATTCAACATTCACTACTACTGGGCTGCTGTATAGCATTGGCAGGATGCCAACAAGCCAGTGAATCGGCAGAAACAAATACTGATTTTAAAAAACCGGTTCATGTTGTTGCGGTTGAACAAGCAGTATTAAGCAACCAAAAAACCTTTCACGGTACCGTTCAATCACAAGAAAAAGCGGGACTGGCTTTCCGTATCCCCGGTACGCTTGAAGAAGTCTTGGTAAAAAAAGGCCAAATGGTAAAGAAAGGTGATGTGATTGCGCGTTTAGACCAACACGACTACACCGTTGCGCTTGAAGAATTAGAAGCGCGCAAGCTCGAAGCGGTATCTGCCCACAAATTAGCCAAGGCCGAGTTAGCCCGAGTTGAACAAGCGCTAGAAGACAACGCGATTGCCAGTGTCAATCGAGATCGTGCGATCAGTGGTTATGAGCGCAGCTTATCTGCCATTAAGGTGGTTGATAAAAACATTCAGCGCGCAAAAGACACGCTAAGCTACACAGAAATCAAAGCACCATTTGATAGTGTTGTCGCACAAGTTAACTTTGATGCTTATGAACAAGTTCTTCCAGGCATTGCCGTGGTGACTCTGCAAAATAATCAATTACTCGAAGTGGATATTGACGTGCCAGATACGTTAATCGGTCAGTTTGAGCTCGGTCAACAAGGGAAGGTGAGTTGGTATCAGTCGAATGAAAAACTTGCAGCGACACTCAATGAGATCAGCACACAACCCGACCCTATCCGACAGACTTATTCGCTGACTTTTGCCATCGATGCACCTCAATTAGCGTTACTTCCGGGACGTGCCGTCACTTTAAGTACGGACATCTCTCATGATGATGCAGGTTATTGTCTACCCTACTCCTCTTTGGTGGGAGAAAATGACGACATGTACGTCAACCTTGTACGCGATAATCAAGTTATTAATCAGCGTGTAGAGGTGATTAACTTAAACTCACGCTATGCGTGTTTAAACTCCGATTTCGAGTCAAATGACTATGTCGTAGTTAGCGGTAGTCACTATTTGCAACAAGGTGATCACGTCGCCAACTTGATTGTTAAGTCAATCGAGGAGTAA
- a CDS encoding LysR family transcriptional regulator, with protein sequence MDNLDLKAIRVLLNLSHTCNTYQTAEQLDLSQSAVARMLAKCRTSFNDPLFIRNGNQLSPTAFMEVLQEKLPNLIDSLEGIVAMNREFNPQDLTGTYQVFLNSKILHMFGSALYNQLEAEAPNATWYLKGWESNSSHALLNDNAVWGINYYSEDLANSIVQEPVWEDEIVILANADHPIHAIDNIEIEHLATYPFASLSIPSLDEKNRYLEDAMRKFGLKPNVKIQTDSIILALEVTQKKGLLLPCSREYAKNNLSNLKVVNCKTKNIEIPVAQVVCTYARKNANKPMVKWLKKLTHQLASTIN encoded by the coding sequence ATGGACAACTTAGACTTAAAGGCGATACGTGTATTATTGAACCTCAGCCACACGTGTAATACTTATCAAACAGCAGAGCAGCTCGATCTTTCTCAATCAGCAGTAGCAAGGATGCTTGCTAAATGTCGCACATCCTTTAATGACCCTCTATTTATCCGTAATGGCAATCAATTAAGCCCTACGGCTTTTATGGAAGTGCTGCAAGAAAAGCTGCCGAACTTGATCGATAGCCTAGAAGGCATAGTTGCTATGAACAGAGAGTTCAACCCGCAAGATCTCACTGGCACATATCAAGTCTTCCTAAACAGTAAGATTCTGCATATGTTTGGTTCGGCGCTATACAATCAACTCGAGGCCGAAGCGCCCAACGCCACTTGGTATTTAAAAGGTTGGGAGTCCAACTCCTCACATGCACTGCTGAATGATAATGCAGTATGGGGCATCAACTATTACAGTGAAGATCTAGCAAACTCTATTGTGCAAGAGCCAGTGTGGGAAGATGAAATTGTTATTCTGGCAAATGCAGACCACCCAATCCACGCTATCGATAATATCGAAATCGAACATCTCGCGACTTATCCCTTTGCAAGCTTATCTATCCCAAGCCTGGATGAAAAAAACCGCTATTTAGAAGATGCGATGCGAAAATTTGGCTTGAAGCCAAATGTTAAAATACAGACAGACAGTATTATCCTAGCGCTGGAAGTAACGCAGAAAAAGGGGCTGCTGCTACCTTGCTCACGTGAGTACGCAAAAAACAACTTATCGAATTTGAAAGTGGTTAATTGCAAAACGAAAAATATAGAAATACCGGTAGCACAAGTGGTCTGCACTTACGCCAGAAAAAATGCCAATAAACCGATGGTGAAGTGGCTAAAAAAATTAACCCATCAGTTAGCGAGCACAATCAACTAA
- a CDS encoding LysR family transcriptional regulator, translating into MKLEDIKIFSKVVELGSFTAAAKAFDIPRGKVSRKVNELEQHLNTKLFHRTTRSLSLTNHGETYYKQIIQAIDIIDSAGAQVSRDNPALTGRVKLGLLPSTYTHVQPTLFKFQDAYPEVQLDIRTITNGLEDLINQGLDIAFHSGSLGDTNLVAKHLLAIERCLVASPEYLARYGSPQDSSELVEHDAVCFRHPSGHVEEEWPMNGIVVPVSPRLVCDSVGFIMSATMEGRGISYLPRVMILEELANGSLVDFLPSEDVYREDGWLLYPPRQTLNQASRTLIDWIVNDSIRLAGEE; encoded by the coding sequence ATGAAATTAGAGGATATTAAGATATTCTCCAAAGTGGTTGAGCTTGGTAGCTTTACTGCAGCGGCAAAAGCGTTTGATATTCCTCGTGGAAAAGTAAGTCGAAAAGTGAATGAGCTTGAACAGCACCTTAATACGAAGCTGTTTCATCGCACAACACGTTCACTTTCGCTGACTAACCATGGTGAAACGTATTATAAGCAAATTATTCAGGCTATCGATATTATTGATAGCGCAGGGGCACAAGTCAGTCGAGACAACCCAGCGTTAACAGGGCGTGTTAAGCTTGGTCTTTTACCGTCAACCTACACACACGTTCAACCCACCTTATTTAAATTTCAAGATGCTTATCCAGAAGTACAACTTGATATTCGTACAATAACCAATGGTCTTGAGGACTTGATAAATCAAGGGCTCGATATCGCATTTCACAGTGGATCATTAGGTGATACTAACCTGGTTGCGAAACACCTGTTGGCGATTGAGCGCTGTTTAGTCGCTTCTCCCGAATATCTTGCTCGCTATGGTTCACCACAAGATAGCTCAGAACTAGTTGAGCATGATGCTGTGTGTTTTAGACATCCATCAGGGCATGTAGAAGAAGAGTGGCCAATGAACGGTATCGTTGTTCCTGTTTCGCCTCGTTTGGTTTGTGACAGTGTTGGCTTCATTATGAGTGCCACAATGGAAGGTCGCGGCATTAGCTATTTACCTCGAGTCATGATTTTGGAAGAGCTCGCTAATGGGTCTCTTGTAGACTTTCTGCCAAGTGAGGATGTGTATCGTGAAGATGGTTGGTTATTATACCCACCAAGACAAACACTGAATCAGGCAAGTCGGACATTAATTGATTGGATCGTCAATGACTCTATTCGGCTCGCTGGAGAAGAATAA